The following proteins are co-located in the uncultured Draconibacterium sp. genome:
- a CDS encoding NigD-like N-terminal domain-containing protein — protein sequence MKRLFVLLSLFFVVLSACQDDTEPILQQEAGTVIDYAGAGDCGFVIELDNGNRIQPLYYPEDFTFTNGQRVLVEYAELDNIINSCKRGVACKITYAEELSCTPYVDLYFENYDSLARDPVYLHEAYVDGNCLYFRISYSGGCQEHTIDLARMHPWTASSSTVPTFEIRHNSNDDLCEAYFTKEFRYDLTPLLLEGKKEFVLTAKLVNDEIYNEIFDLN from the coding sequence ATGAAACGATTATTCGTATTACTATCGTTATTTTTTGTTGTATTGTCGGCTTGCCAGGACGATACAGAACCCATTCTGCAACAAGAAGCGGGTACTGTTATTGACTATGCCGGAGCAGGCGACTGTGGTTTTGTTATTGAACTGGACAACGGAAACCGCATTCAACCTTTGTATTATCCCGAAGATTTTACTTTTACAAACGGACAACGTGTTTTGGTAGAGTATGCCGAGCTGGATAACATTATTAACAGTTGTAAACGTGGCGTTGCATGCAAAATAACGTATGCAGAAGAATTAAGCTGCACCCCATATGTTGATTTGTATTTCGAAAACTACGACAGTCTGGCACGCGATCCTGTTTATTTACATGAGGCGTATGTTGATGGCAACTGTCTTTACTTTCGGATTTCGTACAGTGGAGGTTGCCAGGAGCACACCATCGATTTGGCCCGCATGCACCCTTGGACAGCCAGTAGTTCTACCGTTCCAACTTTTGAAATACGCCACAACTCAAACGACGATTTGTGTGAAGCATATTTTACAAAAGAGTTTCGTTACGATTTAACACCACTGCTTCTTGAAGGCAAAAAAGAATTCGTGCTAACTGCAAAATTGGTAAACGACGAGATTTACAACGAAATATTTGATTTGAATTAA
- the meaB gene encoding methylmalonyl Co-A mutase-associated GTPase MeaB, with the protein MSENDNHHIENSPEYEGLKVNQGIEQPESVSNDSVKRFLKKKRNLLTANEYVAGILKGDITLLSKAVTLVESSKSEHQQLAQEIITQCLPHSGKSVRIGITGVPGVGKSTFIEALGKYITNRGERLAVLAIDPSSERTKGSILGDKTRMEELAGDNKAYIRPSPSAGSLGGVARKTRETIILCEAAGFSHILIETVGVGQSETAVHSMTDFFLLLMLAGAGDELQGIKRGIMEMADLIAINKADGNNVEKAQMAQVQYKNAIHLFPKKESDWEPGVLTCSAFHKMGIDTIWQQVEKYKKQTVDNGYFFKKRNEQSTYWMHETIEEHLKRNFYDHPEIKEKLKVLENYVLNDRMSSFIAAGELLKMYSNLK; encoded by the coding sequence ATGTCAGAAAACGATAATCATCATATAGAAAACAGCCCTGAGTATGAGGGACTAAAAGTGAATCAGGGGATTGAGCAGCCTGAATCTGTGAGTAACGATTCGGTGAAACGATTTTTAAAAAAGAAAAGGAATTTACTGACTGCCAACGAATACGTTGCCGGAATTTTAAAAGGCGATATTACCTTGTTAAGTAAAGCAGTAACATTGGTTGAGAGCTCAAAAAGCGAACATCAGCAACTTGCTCAGGAAATTATTACACAGTGTCTGCCTCACAGCGGGAAGTCTGTGCGAATTGGTATTACCGGTGTTCCCGGAGTTGGGAAAAGTACTTTTATTGAAGCACTTGGAAAATACATTACCAACCGAGGGGAGAGATTGGCTGTATTGGCAATTGATCCGAGCAGTGAACGTACAAAAGGAAGCATATTGGGTGATAAAACCCGGATGGAAGAACTTGCCGGAGATAATAAGGCTTACATACGGCCCAGCCCGTCAGCCGGATCGCTGGGAGGTGTCGCACGTAAAACCCGGGAAACAATCATCCTTTGCGAAGCTGCCGGATTTAGTCATATATTAATCGAAACGGTTGGAGTAGGGCAGAGCGAAACCGCAGTGCATTCCATGACCGATTTCTTTTTATTACTGATGTTGGCAGGTGCCGGCGATGAACTCCAGGGAATTAAGCGGGGAATTATGGAAATGGCAGATTTAATTGCCATAAACAAGGCTGATGGAAATAATGTTGAAAAGGCGCAAATGGCGCAGGTTCAATATAAAAATGCAATTCATTTATTTCCGAAAAAGGAGTCGGATTGGGAACCGGGAGTATTAACGTGTTCTGCTTTTCATAAAATGGGAATAGATACGATTTGGCAGCAGGTAGAAAAGTATAAGAAACAAACTGTCGATAACGGCTATTTCTTTAAAAAACGAAACGAGCAATCTACTTACTGGATGCACGAAACGATTGAAGAACATTTGAAACGGAATTTTTATGATCATCCTGAAATAAAGGAGAAGTTAAAAGTGCTGGAAAACTATGTTTTAAACGATAGAATGAGCTCTTTTATTGCTGCAGGCGAACTTTTAAAAATGTATTCCAACTTAAAATAA
- the lpdA gene encoding dihydrolipoyl dehydrogenase, giving the protein MNYDVIVIGSGPGGYVTAIRAAQLGFKVAVVEKENLGGICLNWGCIPTKSLLKSAQAYEYAVHAADYGVSIEGTVKPDFEAMVKRSRGVADGMSKGIQFLFKKNKVESIFGWGKLAGKNTVEVTDDAGKKTSYTAKHIILATGARSRELPNLPQDGEKIIGYRKALTLDKQPESMVVVGSGAIGSEFAYFYHSIGTQVTLVEFMPTLVPNEDEEVAKQLERNFKKSKMKVMTSSSVEKVDTSGDKCKVTIKTKKGEEVVEADVVLSAVGIAPNTEGIGLEEMGIVLEQGRVKVDEFYKTNVEGVYAIGDIVAGPALAHVASAEGITCIEKIAGLNPEPIDYGNIPGCTYTNPEVSSVGLTEAKAKEAGYEIKVGKFPYSASGKASAAGQKDGFVKLIFDAKYGELLGAHMIGGNVTEMISELVVAKKLEITGHELLKTIHPHPTMSEAVMEAAAAAYDEVIHI; this is encoded by the coding sequence ATGAATTACGATGTTATAGTTATTGGCAGTGGTCCCGGAGGATATGTAACTGCCATTCGTGCGGCTCAACTTGGTTTTAAAGTAGCTGTTGTTGAAAAAGAAAACTTAGGTGGAATTTGTTTAAACTGGGGTTGTATTCCTACAAAATCGCTGTTGAAAAGCGCACAGGCGTATGAGTATGCCGTTCATGCGGCAGATTACGGCGTTTCAATTGAAGGAACTGTAAAACCAGACTTTGAAGCCATGGTAAAACGTAGCCGTGGTGTTGCTGACGGCATGAGTAAAGGAATTCAGTTTTTGTTTAAAAAGAATAAAGTTGAATCGATTTTTGGTTGGGGAAAACTGGCCGGAAAAAATACGGTGGAAGTAACCGACGACGCGGGTAAAAAAACATCTTATACTGCAAAACACATTATTTTGGCGACAGGTGCACGTTCGCGTGAGTTGCCAAATTTACCACAGGACGGTGAAAAAATTATTGGCTACCGTAAAGCATTAACTCTTGACAAACAACCAGAAAGTATGGTGGTTGTTGGTTCAGGTGCCATTGGCAGCGAGTTTGCTTATTTCTATCACTCAATTGGAACTCAGGTTACTTTGGTTGAATTTATGCCAACCCTGGTGCCAAACGAGGATGAAGAAGTGGCTAAACAACTGGAGCGCAACTTTAAAAAGTCGAAAATGAAGGTAATGACGAGCTCATCAGTTGAGAAAGTTGATACTTCGGGCGACAAATGCAAAGTGACCATTAAAACCAAAAAAGGAGAAGAAGTGGTGGAAGCCGATGTTGTACTTTCAGCTGTTGGAATTGCTCCAAATACAGAAGGCATTGGATTGGAAGAAATGGGCATTGTATTGGAGCAGGGACGTGTAAAGGTAGACGAGTTTTACAAAACCAATGTTGAGGGAGTTTATGCCATTGGTGATATTGTTGCCGGGCCTGCCCTGGCACACGTTGCTTCGGCTGAAGGAATTACCTGTATTGAAAAAATTGCAGGATTAAATCCGGAACCTATCGACTACGGAAACATTCCGGGATGTACATATACGAATCCTGAAGTTTCGTCTGTTGGATTAACCGAGGCGAAAGCAAAAGAGGCAGGATACGAAATAAAAGTGGGTAAGTTTCCTTACTCGGCAAGTGGTAAAGCAAGTGCTGCCGGACAAAAAGATGGTTTTGTTAAACTGATTTTTGATGCAAAATATGGCGAATTACTTGGTGCACATATGATCGGTGGAAATGTTACTGAAATGATTTCGGAATTGGTTGTTGCCAAAAAATTGGAAATCACAGGACACGAATTGCTAAAAACAATTCATCCTCACCCAACAATGAGCGAAGCCGTAATGGAAGCTGCTGCGGCTGCCTATGACGAGGTAATTCACATCTAA